GAGGAGCGGGAACGGCTGTGGTCGCGGTGGAGAGAGATCGACAAAAACCTCGACGCCTACGCGACGCTCCGCCCCACCGAGACCGCGGTCGTCATCCTGGAACCGCGGCCGTGAGGTGAGGTGGAAGTTGCTCGTTATGCCCGGCTGGGGTCCCGGTTGTACAGGCGCACCGCCCACAGGTAACCGGCCAGCGAAAGAGCAACGCTCCAGGCGGCCATGATGGCTGCGCTGTCGCCGATCGGCGTCCCGGTGAGCAGGCCCCGGACCGTCTCGATCACCGGCGTGAACGGCTGGTGCTCGGCAAACAGGCGAAGGGCGGTCGGCATCGACTCAGTCGGCACGAAACCGCTTCCGAAGAAGGGGAGCAGCACCAGCGGCATGGGCAGGTTGCTCGCGGCCTCGACGGTCTTGCTGGCCAGCCCGAGGGCTACGCACAGCCAGGTGAGCGCCAGAATGATCAGGCAGAGCACACCGTAGGTGGCCAGCCACTCGGCCGGGGTGGCGTTGGGCCGGAAGCCGAGGGCAAGAGCGACCCCCAGCACCAGGGTCACTCCGATCAGCGACTGGATCATGCTGCCGACGACGTGCCCGGTAAGCACCGACGGTCGGTAGATCGCCATCGTCCGGAAGCGGGCGATGATGCCCTCGGTCATGTCCATCGCCACGGTGATCGCCGTCCCCTGAGCCGCCGACGCAACCGAGATCATCAGGATCCCGGGCACGACGTACTCGAGGTACTCGGCCCGTCCCCCAGTCACGCCTCCCAGGCCGGCCCCCAGTGTGCCGCCGAAGACGTAGACGAACAGCAGCAGGAAGACCACCGGCATTCCCACGAGGATCACTGTCATCGACGGGTAGCGAACCATGCGCTTGAGGTTCCGGCGGAGCATGGTTGCGGAGTCGCTTACTGCGTAGGAAAGGGCGGTCATAGTGCAGGCTCCTTTTCGGCTTTGCCGGTGAGGGCGAAGAAGACGTCGTCCAGGTCGGGCGAGTGGATGGTGAGGCCCTCGACCTCTATGGATTCGTCGTCGAGACGGCTGAGGAGCGCCTTCAACGACTTGAGGCTGCCGTCGCTCGGAACCTGGAGGGCGAGATCCTCGCCGCCGGAGGTTCGAAGGGCCCGGCCGGCGTGCTGCATGCTCTCGGCGTCGGCGAACTGAAGGCGGACGTGCCCCCCGGGCACCAGGCGCTTGAGCTGGTCCGGGGTGCCTTCGGCGACCACTCTGCCGCCGTCGAGGACCGCAATGCGGTCGGCAAGCTCGTCGGCCTCCTCGAGTTGCTGCGTCGTCAGGAAGACGGTCACTCCGCCCGACACGAGGTCCCGGATGATCTGCCACATCGTGTGCCGGCTCCTGGGGTCGAGGCCCGTGGTCGGCTCGTCCAGGAACAGGATGCGCGGCCGGCCGACCAGCCCCATGGCGAGGTCGAGCCGCCGCTTCATCCCTCCCGAGTAGGCGGCCAGAGTCTGCTTGCCCGCCTCGACCAGGTCGAACTGCTCCAGCAGCTCTGCAGCCCGGCGGCGGCCCTCGCCCCGGCGCAGGTGCTGCAGGTCGGCCATGAGCATCAGGTTCTCCTCCCCGGTCAGCAGGTTGTCGACCGCCGAGAACTGGCCCGTCACCCCGATGACCGCCCTGACTGCCTCCGGTTCCCGGGCCACGTCGTGCCCGGCCACCAGCGCCTCCCCGCCGCCGGCGCCGATGAGCGTCGACAGGATGTTCACCACCGTCGTCTTGCCCGCCCCGTTTGGCCCCAGGAGCGAAAAGATCGTTCCCTCGGCGACGTCCAGGTCGATGCCGTCCAGGACTACCTTGTCCCCGTAGGACTTGCGCAGCCCGGTTACCGAAATTGCCGGCACTTCAACCCTCCTTCCTGTCTGATGTTCTGCTGATGACGATGTCGCCGTGGGAGGTACGAGCCCGGACCTCCACCGTCGAATCGGATTGCGCGGGGCCCTCGGCGGGCTCCAGGACGTTGTGGACCGTTCCGTACTTGGTGCTCACGTCGAGCCAGGCGGCGGTGCCCTTCCGAATTCCGACAGAGATCTCACCGGACGCGGTCTCCAGTTCCACCTCGCCGCTCGTCGCCTCACCCACCCGGATGTGGCCGTTGGCGGTTTTGACCGTCACGGAGGCCTGCGGCCGGTCGACAAAGACGCTTCCGTTTGCCGCCCGGACGACCAGATCGCCGGCAACCTCGCCGATCGTGTTCGCGCCGTTGGAGTTCTTCACCTGCCCGGAACCGCCGATCCGGCCGATCCGGACCTCGCCCGATCCGGT
The Actinomycetota bacterium genome window above contains:
- a CDS encoding ABC transporter permease, translating into MTALSYAVSDSATMLRRNLKRMVRYPSMTVILVGMPVVFLLLFVYVFGGTLGAGLGGVTGGRAEYLEYVVPGILMISVASAAQGTAITVAMDMTEGIIARFRTMAIYRPSVLTGHVVGSMIQSLIGVTLVLGVALALGFRPNATPAEWLATYGVLCLIILALTWLCVALGLASKTVEAASNLPMPLVLLPFFGSGFVPTESMPTALRLFAEHQPFTPVIETVRGLLTGTPIGDSAAIMAAWSVALSLAGYLWAVRLYNRDPSRA
- a CDS encoding ATP-binding cassette domain-containing protein produces the protein MPAISVTGLRKSYGDKVVLDGIDLDVAEGTIFSLLGPNGAGKTTVVNILSTLIGAGGGEALVAGHDVAREPEAVRAVIGVTGQFSAVDNLLTGEENLMLMADLQHLRRGEGRRRAAELLEQFDLVEAGKQTLAAYSGGMKRRLDLAMGLVGRPRILFLDEPTTGLDPRSRHTMWQIIRDLVSGGVTVFLTTQQLEEADELADRIAVLDGGRVVAEGTPDQLKRLVPGGHVRLQFADAESMQHAGRALRTSGGEDLALQVPSDGSLKSLKALLSRLDDESIEVEGLTIHSPDLDDVFFALTGKAEKEPAL